The sequence CGGAGGACTAGGCCATGAGTGAGAGATAGTACATGCCTTCCGTGCTTAATCTGAATCATTTTTTCCTAGAAAGAACTGGAGGGCCAAGTACAAGAAGCTGTAAGACTATCactttctttcaaaaaattatccattccaaaggaaattggAAATGGAAAAAATTCAGGAATAGAATCCTCGCCTTCAAGTATTCGGACAACTTGTCTAATGGAGATTCTCGCCTCTGCATTGGTATTACAGCATAGCAGTCCTAACTTAAGCACCTTCTCCAACTCCTCTTCAGCAAACTCACCATCAAGATTGGAATCAGCTGCATCGATCACTTTATCGTTGGCATAGAGCTCGCGCACCCACTGGACCAAAATTTCTTGTGAATCCCCACGAGAAGGATCAACAGGTCTCCTTCCGCATGCAACCTCCAACATAAAGACACCGAAGCTGAATACATCATTTCCGGGTGTGGCCTTTCCTGTACGTATCAATTCGGGGGCTATGTAGCCAATGGTTCCTACAACACGGCTAGTTTGTGGATTTTCGTTATGCTCATACAAACGAGCAAGCCCGAAATCCCCTAGCTTTCCCCGAAGCTCCGAATCCAAAAGAACATTGCTCGATTTAATGTCTCTGTGTAGCACCGTCTGCTCCCACTCCTCGTGAAGATACAGCAATCCTGCCGCCACGTCCCTCAGAATTCTGTGCCATTGTGGCCACCCAAGTAATTTCTTAGGCTTCCCAAATATCATCTTATCTAGGCTTCCATTTGGCATGTAGTCATAAACTATGAATAAATGTGTTCCCCGCCTGCAATACCCTCTGATTTGCACAAGATTCCGGTGCTGCAAACGACCAAGACTTGAAATCTCAGCTACGAATTCCTTCATGCCTTCAGTGCTGTGTCTGAGAATGAATTTGATGGCAACTTCAAGCCCATTTGAAGCTAAAACTCCTTTGTAGACCCGACCAAAGCCTCCAGAACCTAAAATTTGGTCGTCTCGGAAGCCCTTGGTTGCAATATACAAGTCCTTGTAGCTAAATCTGTGAGGCCAATACTCCATTTCCCATTCTTCAATATCATCTTTATACATGTTTCTTTTCAGCCTTATACAAATAACCGCTGCCGCAACACAGAAGAAGACAGGAACAACCAAAGCTACAACTATGGCGGGTCTTAGCCATGACTTGGACTTGTTGGGTAGTAAGGAAGATGGAAGATTTGATATATTTAAGACCGGTGCCGCGCCGATGGTACTGAAGCTCCAGGCGAGTATGTAATGCTTTTCAAACATGGTTCCGGTAGCTCCTGAGAAACCAACGTACATTTCTTCTTCCAGAATATCCCACAGACTCGTGTTTTTCAAAGACAGCAGAGGTTTCTGTGGACGAAGCGAACCAGCTTGTGTTATTGTAACATTCAGCTGTTTCTGAGGATGGCTGTAATCAATCCAAGCCTGAATGCTCTGTCCATTGTTGAGAGTTAGTTGTTCGAATTGATCGCCAGTCCAGTAACCGGCAGCCTTAGAGTCTACAGAAGTAAGATCGTTGAGATCTACCCCAACGTGGTTGTTGTTGATATCTTGAAATTCTTCGCTTTTGCCTGTGTCAAACTCCACTGCGAAGAGATGGTTATAAGCCTTCCCGATGGTGGAAATATTGAACAGACCGAGGTATTGACCTGCTAAAGCTCCCACCGGAGACTTGTGTGGGGTTATGATAAACGCCAGGCCGTGCCCACTTAGTGAAGGATTTGAAGCCGAAGGAACCATGTTGAACACGAAAGTTGTGCTGAAAGAGAGAGAATCTCTCATGCGGACTGGGTATGCATATAGAGCACGGCCAAACAGCGAGGGGGATTCACTCGTGAGGGAGATGAATTTGGACTGTATTGAAGCATTCCCATAGAAAGCCAGGGCCGAGCCATTGAACTCGTCAAAGATAAATGTTGTGTTGGCTCGCACAGGAAGGGATGTGGAGAGGAGCAAGATTCCAATGATGAAAAACATTGCCAAGGAAGGACGATGCTATCGATTTTGGTCTCAAAGAAATGTAATAAAACAATGAACATGAGGTTAGGAGGACGACTCGTTGCATGCTAATGTTATCAAGTCAAGGCAAGGCAAGACTAAAGGGTATGATAGTAATTGAACATGAACAAACCTTTTTCCAGTGGTGAAAAATGAAGAACCTATTGTTTTCATTCGTTTCCACTAACACATATCTAAATTAGTACTcaagttttatttttcaaatttgtttacTTAAATCTTGCACATTCTCTCGAAATAATATTTGTTGAGTTTATTACATTGTctcttgaaataattttttttttttttcgattatATTAGTCTTTGGCTTTTTCATTAGTAGTGATGATGTTTTCTTTTAGGATTGAACTTTTAATTATTTCAtccttattttctttaatttttagcTTGTTTTTCATTAagtctaaaatatttttttaagggtcttaaaatttaataaatagCAAGAAAGATAGGTCAAAAAGGAATGTCTAACTAATATCTAGAAGAAATAATAGACTAGTAAGAGGATTGGAAATAATTAGTGAGCCATCAACACCCTAGCATGATGGTTTGAATATAAGTGACTAAAGGAATAAGTTACCTAAGAATCACAAAATACCATCTAAATCAAGGTGAT is a genomic window of Cryptomeria japonica chromosome 7, Sugi_1.0, whole genome shotgun sequence containing:
- the LOC131032601 gene encoding L-type lectin-domain containing receptor kinase SIT2-like, whose translation is MFFIIGILLLSTSLPVRANTTFIFDEFNGSALAFYGNASIQSKFISLTSESPSLFGRALYAYPVRMRDSLSFSTTFVFNMVPSASNPSLSGHGLAFIITPHKSPVGALAGQYLGLFNISTIGKAYNHLFAVEFDTGKSEEFQDINNNHVGVDLNDLTSVDSKAAGYWTGDQFEQLTLNNGQSIQAWIDYSHPQKQLNVTITQAGSLRPQKPLLSLKNTSLWDILEEEMYVGFSGATGTMFEKHYILAWSFSTIGAAPVLNISNLPSSLLPNKSKSWLRPAIVVALVVPVFFCVAAAVICIRLKRNMYKDDIEEWEMEYWPHRFSYKDLYIATKGFRDDQILGSGGFGRVYKGVLASNGLEVAIKFILRHSTEGMKEFVAEISSLGRLQHRNLVQIRGYCRRGTHLFIVYDYMPNGSLDKMIFGKPKKLLGWPQWHRILRDVAAGLLYLHEEWEQTVLHRDIKSSNVLLDSELRGKLGDFGLARLYEHNENPQTSRVVGTIGYIAPELIRTGKATPGNDVFSFGVFMLEVACGRRPVDPSRGDSQEILVQWVRELYANDKVIDAADSNLDGEFAEEELEKVLKLGLLCCNTNAEARISIRQVVRILEGEDSIPEFFPFPISFGMDNFLKESDSLTASCTWPSSSF